The following proteins are encoded in a genomic region of Opitutus sp.:
- a CDS encoding ribbon-helix-helix protein, CopG family, which produces MAKKTTPPPAPLTFDLPVSLIDKIETHRKKLGLKSTSEVIRHAISQFDISLYESDAPEHRQISVRLPAQTKALLVKAAKKKKVSVGELLRVAIDTLPAKSAVAVAPKKKTK; this is translated from the coding sequence ATGGCCAAAAAAACCACCCCGCCTCCGGCACCGCTCACATTTGATCTCCCCGTTTCGTTAATCGACAAGATCGAAACCCACCGCAAAAAGCTCGGCCTCAAGAGCACCAGCGAGGTCATTCGCCATGCGATCAGCCAGTTCGACATCAGCCTCTACGAGTCCGATGCGCCCGAACACCGCCAGATTTCGGTTCGCCTGCCCGCGCAGACCAAGGCCCTCCTCGTCAAGGCCGCGAAGAAAAAGAAGGTCAGTGTCGGCGAACTGCTGCGCGTGGCCATCGATACCCTGCCCGCCAAGAGCGCAGTGGCCGTCGCCCCGAAGAAAAAAACCAAATAA
- a CDS encoding sulfatase, which produces MNQIKRLAVALPTSFPLLGLLLAGLFVPLRAADRPPNIIFVLADDLGWTDLACYGSKYYETPNLDRLAAQGMRLTNYHVSQNCAPTRGALLSGQYSARTGMYTVGSTDRFDWSKRPLRPVDNVVNLPLDRDTFADQLKKAGYATGMFGKWHIGEGGPLHPAKRGFDEALVTMGLHYKFKVNPPTEYPADIYLADWLTDRAVDFIARNKDRPFLLYLPHFGVHTPLQAKADLTAKFKGKPGVGGHNSPTFAAMIASVDESVGRVMAKLEELKLAENTVVIFSSDNGGVGGYDRPDGLIREPGYEAKVKKAKAADEEESGGGITDNTPLRSGKGSLYEGGVRVPFIVRWPGKVAAGAALGTPTAHVDLFPTLLELAGAAKPRQVLDGESLLPLLIGKSSALKRDAIFQHFPGYLGSGPGLWRSLPVSLVQMGDWKLMEFLEDGHLELYNLKDDLGETKNLAATNPEKAKELHERLIAWRKSTNAPMPTSSKADAATNKAAPTAPKVHAKDRGAM; this is translated from the coding sequence ATGAATCAAATAAAACGGTTAGCCGTGGCGCTCCCCACCTCCTTTCCTCTCCTCGGGTTGCTGCTCGCCGGCCTGTTCGTGCCGCTCCGCGCCGCGGATCGTCCGCCCAACATCATCTTCGTGCTGGCCGATGACCTCGGCTGGACCGACCTGGCCTGTTACGGGAGCAAATATTACGAGACGCCGAACCTCGATCGGCTCGCCGCCCAGGGCATGCGGCTGACTAACTACCACGTTTCCCAGAACTGCGCGCCGACGCGCGGGGCGCTGCTGAGCGGCCAGTATAGCGCCCGCACGGGGATGTACACGGTGGGCAGCACCGACCGCTTCGACTGGTCGAAACGCCCGCTGCGTCCGGTCGACAACGTCGTGAACCTCCCGCTGGACCGCGACACTTTCGCGGATCAGCTCAAGAAGGCCGGCTACGCGACCGGCATGTTCGGGAAGTGGCACATCGGCGAGGGCGGCCCACTGCATCCGGCGAAACGCGGCTTCGACGAAGCTCTGGTCACGATGGGCTTGCACTACAAATTCAAGGTCAACCCGCCGACGGAATACCCGGCCGACATCTACCTGGCCGACTGGCTGACGGACCGGGCGGTGGACTTCATCGCCCGCAACAAGGACCGGCCTTTCCTGCTCTATCTGCCACACTTCGGGGTACACACTCCGCTCCAAGCCAAAGCCGACCTGACCGCCAAGTTCAAGGGTAAGCCCGGCGTCGGCGGTCATAACAGCCCCACCTTCGCCGCGATGATCGCGAGCGTCGACGAAAGCGTCGGCCGCGTGATGGCCAAGCTCGAGGAGCTCAAGCTTGCGGAAAACACCGTGGTTATCTTCTCAAGCGACAACGGCGGCGTCGGCGGCTACGACCGGCCCGACGGGCTGATCCGCGAACCCGGCTATGAAGCCAAGGTCAAGAAGGCGAAGGCCGCGGACGAAGAAGAAAGCGGCGGCGGCATCACCGACAACACCCCGCTGCGCAGCGGCAAAGGCAGCCTCTACGAAGGCGGCGTCCGCGTGCCGTTCATCGTCCGCTGGCCCGGCAAGGTCGCAGCGGGCGCCGCGCTCGGGACGCCGACCGCGCACGTCGACCTCTTCCCCACGCTGCTCGAACTTGCCGGCGCCGCCAAGCCGCGCCAGGTCCTCGACGGCGAGAGCCTCCTGCCGCTGCTGATCGGTAAGTCGTCGGCCCTGAAGCGCGATGCGATCTTCCAGCACTTCCCCGGTTACCTCGGGTCCGGCCCCGGTCTCTGGCGCTCGTTGCCGGTCAGCCTCGTCCAGATGGGGGATTGGAAGTTGATGGAATTCCTCGAGGACGGTCACCTCGAACTGTACAACCTCAAGGACGACCTCGGTGAGACCAAGAACCTCGCGGCGACAAACCCCGAAAAGGCCAAGGAACTGCACGAACGCCTGATCGCCTGGCGCAAGTCGACCAACGCCCCGATGCCGACGTCCAGCAAGGCCGATGCAGCCACGAACAAGGCCGCGCCGACGGCGCCGAAGGTGCACGCCAAGGACCGGGGCGCCATGTAA
- a CDS encoding adenosine deaminase family protein: MDFIQSLPKTETHLHIEGALPYELLNAWQPDNYPASPHFHAADFRYASFPAFDEILLGHALPWFVSAERYYEAATAIFAKQVAQNVRYVETSFHLPVGGFINTPPREILAALRAAVPPGLEVRFFAGMLRTDYAGPMQAVIDGLVNWDELAGVDLHGNEATPTEAWTAPVWARLRAAGKVTKVHAGEFDGAHRVREAIEQLGSTRIQHGVRAIEDLAVVALAVERGVTFDVCPLSNVKLRVVPSLAAHPLRTLLQAGVRCTVSTDDPLVFANTLNGEYAALATEAGFTRGELAQLARNGWAVADVPVATRAAMLAEIERVVSG; this comes from the coding sequence ATGGATTTCATCCAATCACTCCCCAAGACCGAGACGCACCTGCACATCGAAGGCGCGCTGCCTTACGAACTGCTGAATGCGTGGCAGCCGGATAACTACCCCGCATCTCCGCACTTTCACGCGGCTGATTTCCGTTACGCTTCGTTCCCCGCGTTCGACGAAATACTTCTTGGCCACGCCCTGCCGTGGTTTGTCTCAGCGGAACGTTATTACGAAGCAGCGACGGCGATTTTCGCCAAACAAGTCGCGCAAAACGTGCGCTACGTGGAGACCAGTTTTCACCTGCCGGTGGGCGGCTTTATCAATACGCCCCCTCGCGAGATTTTGGCCGCCCTGCGCGCCGCCGTTCCGCCCGGACTAGAGGTGCGATTTTTCGCCGGCATGCTCCGCACCGATTACGCGGGACCGATGCAGGCGGTGATCGATGGTCTGGTGAATTGGGACGAGCTCGCCGGCGTCGATTTACACGGCAACGAAGCCACCCCAACCGAGGCGTGGACTGCTCCGGTGTGGGCCCGGTTACGGGCTGCGGGTAAGGTCACCAAGGTTCATGCGGGTGAGTTCGACGGGGCGCACCGCGTACGCGAGGCGATCGAGCAACTCGGCTCCACCCGCATCCAGCACGGCGTGCGCGCCATCGAAGATCTGGCGGTTGTGGCGCTGGCCGTTGAGCGCGGAGTGACCTTTGATGTCTGCCCGCTGAGTAACGTGAAACTGCGTGTGGTCCCGTCGCTTGCCGCGCACCCGTTGCGCACGCTCCTGCAAGCGGGTGTGCGCTGCACGGTCAGTACCGACGACCCGCTGGTTTTCGCCAACACGCTCAATGGCGAATACGCCGCACTTGCCACCGAGGCGGGGTTTACCCGAGGGGAGCTGGCCCAGTTGGCCCGTAACGGCTGGGCGGTAGCCGACGTGCCTGTGGCAACCCGTGCGGCGATGCTAGCCGAGATCGAGCGCGTGGTCAGCGGGTAG
- a CDS encoding HAD family hydrolase — MSTRPNSSPERLTGIRAVIFDLDGTLIDSMPLVMRAFAHALAPFRPDLDMAGIFQRLGGPPERTFLELIGDEAKAGEALRRLESFGFENGSLVQPFDGMRSLLEMLHSSGLRLAIWTGRDRGTTESLLTAHNLAGFFTTVVCGDDLPTHKPHPGGLLEILARLDVQPHQALYSGDADADVLGGAEAGVRTVLIHHGREVETSIATRAWQVVETPPQAYALIAAALETPASTPSS, encoded by the coding sequence ATGAGCACACGACCCAATTCGTCTCCTGAACGTTTGACTGGAATTCGCGCGGTCATTTTCGACCTCGATGGCACCTTGATCGACTCAATGCCGCTGGTGATGCGGGCCTTCGCCCACGCGTTGGCGCCATTTAGGCCTGATCTGGATATGGCGGGGATTTTCCAGCGTTTGGGCGGCCCGCCAGAACGCACCTTTTTGGAGCTCATCGGCGATGAGGCCAAAGCCGGTGAAGCCCTGCGCCGACTGGAGTCTTTTGGCTTCGAAAACGGCTCTCTCGTGCAGCCCTTCGATGGCATGAGAAGCCTTCTGGAAATGCTGCACTCCAGCGGGCTCCGTTTGGCGATCTGGACGGGCCGCGATCGGGGTACGACCGAGTCGCTTTTAACCGCCCACAATCTCGCCGGATTTTTCACCACCGTGGTCTGCGGCGATGACTTACCGACGCACAAACCCCACCCGGGCGGCCTGCTGGAGATTCTCGCCCGCCTCGATGTGCAACCGCACCAAGCGCTCTATTCCGGTGATGCTGATGCCGACGTACTCGGTGGAGCCGAAGCGGGCGTGCGCACCGTGCTCATCCACCACGGCCGAGAAGTCGAAACGTCAATTGCCACGCGCGCCTGGCAGGTCGTCGAGACACCGCCACAGGCCTATGCACTCATCGCGGCCGCGCTAGAGACGCCCGCCTCCACGCCGAGTTCCTGA
- a CDS encoding pyridoxal phosphate-dependent aminotransferase, with product MSQAPAPLSTWALNVSPSPTLAVDAKAKALAAAGEDVCGFAAGEPDFDTPEHIKDACIAALKSGKTKYAPTPGIEPLRQALADKYLADYGLKYAPSQFIVSPGGKFSCYLTILAVCSPGDEVIIPAPFWVSYPEMVKLAGATPKLVLADDTTGFKLTPAQLEAAITPKTKLLIINSPSNPTGAVYTKPELEALTAVALKHNLYIMSDEIYEHLTYDGAKHYSPASFSPEAFARTIIVSGFAKTYAMTGWRLGTTVAPAPIAKAIAELQSQMTSNATTFAQYGAVAALKEKDKTDAALKTMLVAFDRRRKFLHAELNKIPGIKCLLAEGAFYLFPNISSFGLSSAEFCARLLETEKVAAVPGSAFGAEGYLRLSYATSDEIIAKGVSRLAKFCATLKPVA from the coding sequence ATGAGCCAAGCACCTGCTCCGCTTTCCACCTGGGCCCTTAACGTATCGCCTTCGCCGACGCTTGCCGTCGATGCCAAGGCCAAGGCACTCGCCGCTGCAGGCGAAGATGTCTGCGGCTTTGCCGCCGGCGAGCCCGACTTCGACACACCCGAGCACATCAAAGACGCGTGCATCGCCGCGCTCAAATCCGGCAAGACCAAGTATGCCCCCACGCCCGGCATTGAGCCCCTGCGCCAGGCCCTTGCCGACAAATACCTCGCCGACTACGGCCTGAAGTATGCCCCCTCACAGTTCATCGTTTCCCCGGGCGGCAAGTTCTCCTGCTACCTCACGATCCTGGCCGTCTGTTCCCCCGGCGACGAGGTGATCATTCCCGCCCCGTTCTGGGTCAGTTACCCGGAGATGGTTAAACTGGCCGGCGCCACGCCCAAGCTGGTTCTCGCCGATGACACCACCGGCTTCAAACTCACGCCCGCGCAACTGGAAGCGGCGATCACCCCGAAGACCAAGCTGCTCATCATCAACTCGCCGTCCAACCCGACCGGCGCGGTTTACACCAAGCCCGAGCTGGAAGCGCTCACCGCCGTGGCGCTCAAGCACAACCTCTACATCATGTCGGATGAGATCTACGAGCATCTCACCTATGATGGAGCCAAGCACTACAGCCCCGCCTCGTTCAGCCCCGAAGCCTTTGCCCGCACGATCATCGTCTCCGGTTTTGCCAAAACCTACGCGATGACCGGCTGGCGCCTCGGCACCACGGTGGCCCCTGCGCCCATCGCCAAGGCCATTGCTGAGCTGCAAAGCCAGATGACCTCCAATGCCACGACCTTCGCCCAATACGGCGCGGTTGCCGCACTCAAGGAAAAGGACAAAACCGACGCCGCGCTGAAAACCATGCTGGTCGCCTTTGATCGTCGCCGGAAATTCCTCCACGCCGAGCTCAACAAAATCCCCGGCATCAAGTGCCTGCTCGCCGAGGGTGCGTTTTATCTGTTCCCCAACATCTCCAGCTTCGGCCTGAGTTCGGCCGAGTTCTGTGCCCGCCTCTTGGAGACCGAGAAAGTCGCTGCGGTGCCAGGCAGTGCGTTCGGAGCCGAAGGCTACCTGCGCCTCAGCTACGCCACCAGCGATGAAATCATCGCCAAGGGCGTGAGCCGTTTGGCCAAGTTCTGCGCCACGCTCAAGCCGGTGGCCTGA
- a CDS encoding aminopeptidase: MITDTRYTQLAEGLTGFSCELKKGERVLIDAFDVPEAVVIALIRATRALGALPYVNLHRARVTRELMLGAEEAQYAPQVEIEYARMQKMDAYIALRGSDNIFENSDIPSSRVQLVSKLMKPVLDHRVNKTKWVVLRWPTSAMAQQAGLSTEAFEDFYFKVCTLDYSRLIPGMNALKALMDKTDQVHIKGPGTDLKFSIKGIGSRTCGGRHNIPDGEVFSCPVKDSVEGVISYNAPTVYLGTSFDNIRLVFKKGKIVEATANNTKRLNEILDSDPGARFIGEFALGFNPHILEPMRDILFDEKIAGSFHFTPGQAYEGVGNGNKSQVHWDMVSIQRPEWGGGEVWFDGKLIRKDGLFVPKSLHKLNPEYLLGKK; the protein is encoded by the coding sequence ATGATCACCGATACCCGTTACACCCAACTCGCCGAGGGCCTCACCGGATTTTCCTGCGAACTCAAAAAGGGCGAACGCGTCCTCATCGACGCCTTTGACGTCCCCGAGGCCGTGGTCATCGCCCTCATCCGCGCCACCCGCGCCCTCGGTGCCTTGCCATACGTTAATCTCCACCGCGCCCGCGTCACCCGCGAGCTCATGCTCGGTGCTGAGGAGGCTCAATACGCGCCCCAGGTCGAAATCGAGTATGCCCGTATGCAGAAAATGGACGCCTACATCGCCCTGCGTGGCTCGGATAATATTTTCGAAAACTCCGACATCCCTTCCTCCCGCGTCCAACTGGTCTCGAAGCTCATGAAGCCCGTGCTCGACCACCGCGTGAACAAGACCAAGTGGGTCGTGCTGCGCTGGCCGACTTCAGCCATGGCCCAGCAGGCCGGGCTGAGCACCGAGGCGTTCGAGGACTTTTATTTCAAGGTCTGCACGCTCGACTACTCCCGCCTGATCCCCGGCATGAACGCGCTCAAGGCGCTCATGGACAAAACCGACCAGGTTCACATCAAAGGCCCGGGCACCGACCTGAAGTTTTCGATCAAGGGCATCGGCTCACGCACCTGCGGCGGCCGCCACAACATCCCCGATGGCGAAGTGTTTTCCTGCCCCGTGAAGGACAGCGTCGAGGGCGTCATTTCCTACAACGCCCCCACGGTTTACCTCGGCACTTCCTTCGATAACATCCGCCTGGTTTTCAAAAAGGGTAAAATCGTCGAGGCCACCGCTAACAACACCAAGCGCCTCAACGAGATTCTGGATAGCGACCCCGGCGCGCGTTTCATCGGCGAATTCGCCCTCGGTTTTAACCCCCACATCCTGGAGCCGATGCGCGACATCCTGTTCGACGAGAAGATCGCCGGTTCCTTCCATTTCACCCCCGGACAGGCCTACGAAGGCGTGGGCAACGGCAACAAGTCCCAAGTTCACTGGGACATGGTCAGCATCCAGCGCCCCGAGTGGGGTGGCGGCGAAGTTTGGTTCGACGGCAAACTCATCCGCAAGGACGGCCTGTTTGTGCCCAAGTCGCTGCACAAGTTGAACCCCGAATACCTGCTCGGGAAGAAGTGA
- a CDS encoding transposase: MYGELYRQDILSDALDQVIANDGVPGVDGFEVETLAKNEAYRAAWLLALAEEMRTKTYRPSPVLRVYIWKDQARTKRRALGIPTVKDRVVQSAAAIVLQPIWEADFHDHSYAYRPKRRTHQAMDKVKEALLSGKVEVVDADLSSYFDLIPHRQLLRLVAKRVSDGSVLRLHQARKSDSGLVTWRKPEWNKRIDKNEWDELPQILQLRVVRFQVVIPGFRTQHIGLVTTLLDEVAYPDSVLADLFRRRWQVELFFRDIKTTLAWMCYAPKPRR, from the coding sequence TTGTATGGAGAGCTGTATCGGCAGGACATTCTGTCGGATGCGCTCGATCAGGTGATCGCCAATGACGGCGTGCCGGGAGTGGACGGGTTCGAGGTGGAAACGCTCGCAAAGAACGAAGCCTATCGGGCGGCATGGCTGCTTGCGCTGGCGGAGGAAATGCGAACGAAAACCTACCGACCCAGTCCGGTCCTGCGCGTCTATATATGGAAGGATCAGGCCAGGACCAAACGTCGTGCGCTGGGCATCCCCACGGTAAAAGACCGTGTGGTGCAAAGTGCGGCGGCGATCGTGTTGCAACCCATCTGGGAGGCGGACTTCCATGACCACTCCTACGCCTACCGGCCGAAACGCCGGACCCATCAGGCGATGGACAAAGTTAAAGAGGCCCTGCTGAGCGGAAAGGTGGAGGTGGTGGACGCGGACCTATCGAGCTACTTCGATTTGATCCCGCATCGCCAACTCCTGCGACTGGTGGCCAAGCGGGTGAGCGATGGGAGCGTGTTGCGCCTGCATCAAGCCCGCAAGTCGGATTCAGGACTGGTTACTTGGCGCAAACCTGAGTGGAACAAGCGCATAGATAAAAATGAGTGGGACGAACTGCCGCAGATCCTCCAGCTGCGGGTGGTTCGTTTTCAGGTCGTGATCCCAGGCTTCCGCACCCAACACATTGGCTTGGTCACCACGCTGCTCGACGAAGTTGCCTATCCGGATTCGGTTCTGGCCGATCTGTTTCGTCGCCGCTGGCAGGTGGAACTTTTTTTTCGCGACATCAAAACCACCCTGGCCTGGATGTGTTACGCACCAAAACCCCGGAGATGA